A DNA window from Massilia putida contains the following coding sequences:
- a CDS encoding polysaccharide deacetylase family protein, with protein sequence MKRKALYLVIFAVAATGAASGTWLANRKPATQAQQPQGQPKEAAAIAADFQQVLAAYRKMVVLTQDEAGLSKAGQEEVNRVGQQLFHENQERIAKVDDALASLVGSQNPRRFEAIGSLLDYVESNEGLYDADRLAFRELMQSLLDRVAKDSSLPAIKLHKRISEDLDALAEIERNYEKEIRAVFGRFESRSIVLKREKWDSYVAYLKTIYQRDRILKDYGVVLPYPAKPEPPEQDKDQAAQKEEDEIFGKGLPKKTIVLTFDDGPHRRYSEEIAAILKQYDAPAVFFSVGRNLGTLDAHGAARLNAGAEVSRKLKAAGYVLANHSFTHAQLSKESGDALKAEIFDTDTLLKAVDPQRSSLFRFPYGARNKEGMHLLADAHLKSVMWNIDSLDWADPVPSSIADRVLRAVDKEGRGIILFHDIHERTVKALPAILDRLVAEGYQFAGWDGAAFRVAGGARAAPAPVARAAATGYASSWAIVVGVDGYPKWPHLQYAVRDAEGVGQTLVQKFGFAPDHVITLKNEQATRRGILAAFHDLAGHGGNSGQSGGLQSNDRVFVFFAGHGATRKLSSGRDLGYIVPYDADPENLASDAIPMTEIQNIAESLPAKHVLFVMDACYSGLGLTRGGANAAFLRDNAKRLGRQMLTAGGTDQMVSDGGPNGHSVFTWTLLQGLGGKADLNGDGLITATELAAYVAPAVASVSQQTPAFGSLPGSEGGDFVFELPEESEFLNTNTAQLSNDAIALNTKLDAKASAPSAPVVVKDLQGGEQTIKAPAAVPVSSRQQAQRANDHGLQLYKEKQYAQAEAQFTEALKLRPNFALAANNLGFVFYKQDKFAEAARWFENAIKMDPSRAIAYMNLGDAYARAGDGDKAKTAYKTYLELAPNGSGAGYARGQIEKL encoded by the coding sequence GTGAAACGCAAAGCCCTCTACCTCGTCATCTTCGCCGTCGCCGCGACGGGTGCCGCAAGCGGCACCTGGCTCGCCAACCGCAAGCCGGCAACCCAGGCGCAACAGCCGCAAGGACAACCCAAGGAAGCCGCCGCCATCGCCGCCGACTTCCAGCAGGTGCTGGCCGCCTATCGCAAGATGGTCGTGCTGACGCAGGACGAAGCGGGCCTCTCGAAAGCCGGACAGGAAGAGGTCAACCGCGTCGGGCAGCAGCTGTTCCACGAGAACCAGGAGCGCATCGCGAAGGTCGACGACGCGTTGGCAAGCCTCGTCGGGTCGCAGAATCCGCGCCGCTTCGAGGCGATCGGCAGCCTGCTCGATTACGTCGAGTCGAACGAGGGCCTGTACGATGCGGACCGCCTTGCGTTCCGCGAGCTGATGCAGTCGCTGCTCGATCGCGTGGCGAAGGATTCGTCGCTGCCGGCGATCAAGCTGCATAAACGCATCTCGGAAGACCTCGACGCGCTGGCCGAGATCGAGCGCAATTACGAGAAGGAGATCCGCGCCGTGTTCGGGCGCTTCGAGTCGCGCTCCATCGTGCTCAAGCGCGAGAAGTGGGACAGCTACGTCGCCTACCTCAAGACGATTTACCAGCGCGACCGGATCCTCAAGGACTATGGCGTCGTGCTGCCGTACCCGGCCAAGCCCGAGCCGCCGGAACAAGATAAAGACCAGGCGGCGCAAAAGGAAGAGGACGAGATCTTCGGCAAGGGCCTGCCGAAGAAGACGATCGTGCTGACCTTCGACGACGGTCCGCACCGCCGCTACAGCGAGGAGATCGCCGCGATCCTGAAGCAGTACGATGCGCCGGCCGTGTTCTTCAGCGTCGGGCGCAACCTCGGCACGCTCGATGCGCACGGCGCCGCGCGCCTCAACGCGGGCGCGGAAGTCAGCCGCAAGCTGAAGGCCGCGGGCTATGTGCTGGCCAATCACAGCTTCACGCATGCGCAGCTGTCGAAGGAAAGCGGGGACGCCCTGAAAGCCGAGATCTTCGATACGGACACGCTGCTGAAAGCCGTCGATCCGCAACGATCGAGCCTATTCCGCTTTCCCTACGGCGCGCGCAACAAGGAGGGCATGCACCTGCTGGCCGATGCGCACCTGAAGTCGGTCATGTGGAACATCGATTCGCTCGACTGGGCCGACCCGGTGCCCTCCTCCATCGCCGACCGCGTGTTGCGCGCGGTCGACAAGGAAGGCCGCGGCATCATCCTGTTCCACGACATCCACGAGCGCACCGTGAAGGCGCTGCCCGCGATCCTCGACCGTCTCGTCGCCGAAGGCTACCAGTTCGCCGGCTGGGACGGCGCGGCCTTCCGCGTGGCCGGCGGCGCGCGTGCCGCGCCGGCGCCCGTCGCGCGCGCGGCCGCGACGGGGTATGCCAGCTCGTGGGCGATCGTCGTCGGCGTCGACGGCTATCCGAAATGGCCGCACCTGCAGTACGCCGTGCGCGATGCGGAAGGCGTCGGTCAGACGCTCGTGCAGAAGTTCGGCTTCGCGCCCGACCACGTGATCACGCTGAAGAACGAACAGGCCACGCGCCGCGGCATCCTCGCCGCGTTTCACGACCTCGCCGGCCACGGCGGAAACAGTGGACAAAGCGGCGGGCTGCAATCCAACGACCGCGTGTTCGTGTTCTTCGCGGGCCACGGCGCGACGCGCAAGCTGAGTTCCGGCCGCGATCTCGGCTACATCGTGCCGTACGATGCCGATCCGGAGAACCTGGCCAGCGACGCCATCCCGATGACGGAAATCCAGAACATCGCCGAGAGCCTGCCGGCGAAGCACGTGCTGTTCGTGATGGACGCCTGCTACAGCGGCCTCGGTCTGACGCGCGGCGGCGCCAACGCGGCCTTTTTGCGCGATAACGCCAAACGCCTCGGCCGCCAGATGCTGACGGCGGGCGGCACGGACCAGATGGTGTCGGACGGCGGTCCGAACGGCCACTCCGTGTTCACATGGACGCTGCTGCAGGGGCTCGGCGGCAAGGCCGACCTGAACGGCGACGGCCTGATCACCGCGACGGAACTGGCGGCGTACGTGGCGCCGGCGGTGGCCAGCGTGTCGCAGCAGACGCCGGCCTTCGGCAGCCTGCCGGGTTCCGAAGGCGGCGACTTCGTGTTCGAACTGCCCGAGGAAAGCGAGTTCCTGAACACGAACACGGCGCAGTTGTCGAACGATGCCATCGCCCTCAACACCAAGCTGGACGCGAAGGCGTCGGCGCCGTCCGCGCCTGTCGTCGTGAAGGACCTGCAAGGCGGCGAACAGACGATCAAGGCGCCCGCCGCGGTGCCGGTGTCGAGCCGTCAGCAGGCGCAGCGCGCCAACGATCATGGCCTGCAGCTGTACAAGGAAAAGCAGTACGCGCAGGCCGAGGCGCAGTTCACGGAAGCGCTGAAACTGCGGCCGAACTTCGCGCTGGCGGCCAACAATCTCGGCTTCGTCTTCTACAAGCAGGACAAGTTCGCGGAAGCCGCGCGCTGGTTCGAGAACGCGATCAAGATGGACCCGTCGCGCGCGATCGCGTACATGAACCTGGGCGACGCGTACGCGCGCGCGGGTGACGGCGACAAGGCGAAGACGGCGTACAAGACCTATCTCGAGCTGGCGCCGAACGGGTCGGGCGCGGGGTATGCGCGCGGGCAGATCGAGAAATTATAA
- a CDS encoding VOC family protein, which translates to MITQLKFVGIPVADQDRALAFYTDKLGFDIATDQPMGPGTRWIELRIARSATRVVLFTPDGQEDRIGTFFNGAFACDNVEATYRQLSARGVEFIEPPTSQPWGSFAKFRDPDGNTFVLSSS; encoded by the coding sequence ATGATCACGCAACTGAAATTCGTCGGCATCCCCGTCGCCGACCAGGACCGCGCCCTCGCCTTCTATACCGACAAACTCGGCTTCGACATCGCCACCGACCAGCCGATGGGCCCCGGCACGCGCTGGATCGAGCTGCGGATCGCCCGCTCGGCCACGCGCGTCGTGCTGTTCACGCCGGATGGCCAGGAAGACCGCATCGGCACGTTCTTCAATGGCGCCTTCGCCTGCGACAACGTGGAGGCGACCTATCGCCAGCTCAGCGCGCGCGGCGTCGAGTTCATCGAGCCGCCGACCAGCCAGCCCTGGGGTTCGTTCGCCAAGTTCCGCGACCCGGACGGCAACACGTTCGTGCTGTCGTCGTCCTGA
- a CDS encoding helix-turn-helix domain-containing protein: protein MTTRSSALDAYVFDVLMPDLVGHDRRPAAFVVYLYLLHSAQALGRDRVPASLQTIAVKTGLSKSAVQVALRHLKRRGLIGAEEVGTPVNPVRHVLRPWRRRAETMPPA from the coding sequence ATGACTACCCGATCCTCCGCGCTGGACGCCTACGTGTTCGACGTGCTGATGCCCGACCTGGTCGGCCACGACCGCCGCCCGGCCGCCTTCGTCGTCTACCTGTATCTGCTGCACAGCGCCCAGGCGCTGGGCCGCGACCGGGTCCCGGCGAGCCTGCAGACGATCGCCGTGAAGACGGGGCTGTCGAAGTCGGCGGTGCAGGTGGCGCTGCGCCACCTGAAGCGGCGTGGGCTGATCGGTGCGGAGGAGGTGGGCACCCCCGTGAACCCGGTCCGCCACGTGCTGCGCCCTTGGCGGCGGCGGGCGGAAACGATGCCGCCAGCATGA
- a CDS encoding M28 family metallopeptidase, with amino-acid sequence MKHLILCALIGMVGAANAAPLVPPSATFAPPFIAALSPKRLSEDVRILSSNTYEGRAPATGGENRSVGYLITQMGHAGLQPGGDVHNGKRGWTQAVPLLRSENVGTPQATISLAGTQQTLTQGQEIVMRATLNGSGTVAIDNAPIVFVGYGVNAPERQWDDFKGVDLHGKIALVLINDPDFETGSGDFGGREMTYYGRWTYKFEEAARRGAKGMLIVHETAPASYGWDSVRNTDTLPRFDIVRTNPAAAHPLLEGWIHRDTAVALFQRAGLDFEALKRTAQTRAFQPIELGDARFSTQYAVNLSTITSQNVVGRIEGHLYPDESVVYVAHWDHLGTGAPDAKGDYIFNGALDNASGAASLLELARQFSHGPLPKRSVVFLVVTAEERGLLGSEYYVANPLYPLAKTAGVINVDILDPHGPAHNFTSAGNAKLELLDDLKATARRWNVRFTPDPHLEAGRFFRSDHFSFAKRGVPALWFQSGNDWYDGGTAAGDAEAADYNAHRYHQRSDEWQASWPFTGMARDLQILHQFGRDLANSRRWPNWNMDSEFRAIRDETASQRN; translated from the coding sequence ATGAAGCATCTGATTTTGTGTGCTCTGATCGGCATGGTCGGTGCGGCGAACGCGGCGCCACTGGTACCACCTTCAGCAACGTTCGCGCCGCCTTTCATAGCGGCGTTGTCGCCGAAGCGGCTGTCCGAGGATGTACGAATCCTCTCATCCAACACTTACGAAGGCCGTGCCCCGGCCACCGGCGGAGAAAACCGCAGTGTTGGTTACCTGATCACGCAGATGGGCCACGCCGGCTTGCAGCCGGGCGGCGACGTGCACAACGGCAAGCGTGGCTGGACTCAGGCGGTGCCGCTGCTGCGCAGTGAAAACGTGGGGACGCCACAGGCGACCATTAGTTTGGCCGGCACGCAGCAAACCCTGACCCAGGGGCAGGAAATCGTGATGCGCGCTACTTTGAACGGTTCCGGCACGGTGGCCATCGACAATGCGCCGATCGTCTTCGTCGGCTATGGCGTCAACGCGCCCGAGCGCCAATGGGACGATTTCAAGGGAGTGGATCTGCACGGCAAGATCGCCCTGGTGCTGATCAATGACCCGGACTTCGAGACCGGTAGCGGCGATTTCGGTGGCCGCGAGATGACTTACTACGGCCGCTGGACCTACAAGTTCGAGGAAGCCGCGCGACGCGGCGCCAAAGGCATGCTGATCGTGCACGAGACCGCGCCGGCGTCCTACGGCTGGGACTCGGTGCGCAATACCGATACCCTGCCGCGCTTCGACATCGTTCGCACCAATCCGGCGGCGGCGCATCCCTTGCTGGAGGGTTGGATTCATCGCGACACTGCCGTGGCCTTGTTCCAGCGTGCCGGCCTGGATTTCGAAGCGCTCAAGCGTACGGCACAGACCCGCGCCTTCCAGCCGATCGAACTCGGCGATGCGCGGTTCTCGACGCAATATGCAGTCAACCTTTCCACGATCACTTCGCAAAACGTGGTAGGCCGGATCGAAGGGCACCTCTATCCGGACGAATCGGTGGTTTACGTCGCGCACTGGGACCATCTGGGCACCGGCGCGCCCGATGCCAAAGGCGATTACATTTTCAACGGTGCGCTCGACAATGCCAGCGGCGCCGCCAGCCTGCTCGAACTGGCCCGCCAGTTCTCCCACGGACCGTTGCCGAAGCGCTCGGTGGTATTCCTGGTCGTGACCGCAGAGGAACGCGGACTGCTCGGTTCGGAGTATTACGTCGCCAATCCTTTGTATCCGCTGGCCAAGACCGCCGGCGTGATCAATGTCGACATCCTGGACCCGCACGGCCCGGCGCATAATTTCACCTCCGCCGGCAACGCCAAGCTGGAACTGCTTGACGATTTGAAAGCCACCGCGCGGCGCTGGAATGTGCGCTTCACGCCCGATCCGCATCTGGAGGCGGGCCGTTTCTTCCGCTCCGACCATTTCTCATTCGCCAAGCGCGGGGTTCCGGCGCTATGGTTTCAGTCCGGTAACGATTGGTACGACGGCGGCACCGCCGCAGGCGACGCCGAGGCGGCCGATTACAATGCCCACCGCTACCACCAGCGTAGTGATGAATGGCAAGCATCATGGCCGTTTACCGGCATGGCTCGGGATCTGCAGATCCTTCATCAATTCGGCCGTGACCTGGCGAACTCGCGGCGTTGGCCCAACTGGAACATGGACTCAGAGTTCCGTGCGATCCGCGATGAGACTGCGTCTCAGCGCAACTGA
- a CDS encoding enoyl-CoA hydratase/isomerase family protein — MDTATLQEWAAAPPSPCAESYAQDTQRLARWFEHGLARFESDVARSTPEQRRAWRATDAQARADFVATHGERAYRELTDHFRRMHRLDALLAAVPDIVPGLLPRPEQLAADAKLELKDKYGFELSLGLVLAQWLAIPSVGRHLMASMRQPRPESAAALAQFQSTGELDLGLVALHRHGHQAHLLLNNPDCLNAEDEVLVDAMEIAVDVALLDPQVQVGVLRGGVMQHPKYRGRRVFCSGVNLTKLYRGQLPYRFYVERELGLVSKLWRGLWGGGDPLTDVPDRGVEKPWIAAVEGHAIGGGCQLLLVCDHAIAESGAFVSIPARAEGFIPGLANLRLPQYLGRRLANRLIYRNARLDVDSAEGRLLIDEVVAREDMDAAIDRAADDMMAMGTHGIVSNRKAFRQAVEPIEQFRLYMATFCREQAQCMYGKEILDNLEQFWLRRA; from the coding sequence ATGGATACAGCAACTTTGCAGGAATGGGCGGCCGCCCCGCCGTCGCCGTGCGCAGAGAGTTACGCGCAAGACACGCAACGGTTAGCGCGCTGGTTCGAGCACGGCCTGGCCAGGTTCGAATCGGATGTGGCGCGGTCGACACCGGAACAGCGGCGCGCCTGGCGTGCTACCGATGCGCAGGCGCGCGCCGATTTCGTCGCCACCCACGGTGAGCGCGCTTATCGCGAACTGACCGATCACTTCCGGCGCATGCATCGGCTCGACGCATTGCTGGCCGCCGTTCCGGACATCGTGCCCGGGCTGCTGCCACGACCCGAGCAACTGGCAGCCGATGCGAAACTGGAACTGAAGGACAAATACGGATTCGAGCTGAGCCTGGGCCTGGTGCTGGCGCAATGGTTGGCGATCCCGTCGGTGGGCAGACATCTGATGGCATCGATGCGTCAACCGCGGCCGGAATCGGCCGCGGCGCTGGCACAGTTCCAGAGCACGGGCGAACTCGATCTCGGCCTGGTCGCCCTGCATCGACACGGCCATCAGGCACATCTGCTGCTCAACAACCCCGATTGCCTCAACGCCGAGGACGAGGTACTGGTCGATGCGATGGAAATCGCGGTCGATGTGGCGTTGCTCGATCCTCAAGTACAGGTCGGTGTATTGCGCGGCGGGGTGATGCAGCATCCCAAGTATCGCGGGCGGCGGGTGTTCTGCTCCGGGGTCAATCTGACCAAGCTCTATCGCGGGCAGTTGCCGTACCGGTTCTATGTCGAGCGCGAGCTGGGTTTGGTCAGCAAACTCTGGCGTGGGCTGTGGGGTGGAGGCGATCCACTCACCGACGTGCCTGATCGCGGTGTGGAGAAGCCGTGGATCGCCGCGGTGGAAGGCCATGCCATCGGCGGCGGTTGTCAGCTGCTGTTGGTCTGTGATCATGCGATCGCCGAAAGTGGCGCTTTCGTGTCGATTCCGGCGCGCGCCGAAGGCTTCATCCCCGGCTTGGCCAACTTGCGTTTGCCGCAATACCTGGGACGGCGGCTGGCGAACCGGCTGATCTACCGCAACGCGCGTCTGGACGTGGACAGCGCCGAAGGCCGGTTGCTGATCGACGAGGTGGTGGCGCGCGAAGACATGGATGCCGCGATCGACCGCGCCGCCGACGACATGATGGCCATGGGCACGCATGGCATCGTCAGTAACCGCAAGGCCTTCCGCCAGGCCGTCGAACCGATCGAGCAATTCCGCCTGTACATGGCGACGTTCTGCCGCGAGCAGGCGCAATGCATGTACGGCAAGGAAATCCTCGACAACCTGGAACAGTTCTGGCTGCGCCGCGCCTGA
- a CDS encoding MaoC family dehydratase, giving the protein MTRSIKEVAPNVFRASYGRYYEEFEVGHLYQHRPGRSITETDNIWFTLLTMNTHPLHFDNEYGKGTEFGRTLVASGFTVSVLGGMSVADVSQKAIANLGWTDIKLPAPLFVGDTLYGESEVLSKRLSNSRKNAGIVEVKTTGKNQHGTVVCEYKRTVLVPMRGHAVEDRIDY; this is encoded by the coding sequence ATGACGCGAAGCATCAAGGAAGTCGCCCCGAACGTATTCCGTGCCAGCTACGGCCGCTACTACGAAGAGTTCGAAGTCGGTCATCTCTACCAGCATCGTCCCGGCCGTTCGATCACCGAGACCGATAACATCTGGTTCACCCTGCTGACGATGAATACCCATCCGCTGCATTTCGACAATGAGTACGGCAAGGGCACCGAGTTCGGCCGCACCCTGGTCGCCAGCGGTTTCACCGTCTCGGTGCTCGGCGGCATGAGCGTCGCTGACGTCAGTCAGAAGGCGATCGCCAATCTCGGCTGGACCGACATCAAGCTACCCGCGCCGCTGTTCGTCGGCGACACCTTGTATGGTGAATCCGAAGTGTTGTCCAAGCGGCTGTCGAACTCACGCAAGAACGCCGGCATCGTCGAGGTCAAGACTACCGGCAAGAACCAGCACGGCACCGTGGTGTGCGAATACAAGCGCACCGTGCTGGTGCCGATGCGCGGCCATGCGGTCGAGGATCGGATCGACTACTGA
- a CDS encoding HpcH/HpaI aldolase/citrate lyase family protein has protein sequence MTSRADDPDHLALEPELAMKIDVSYLNTSVLRFDPLLPDPGFGADMVILDLEDSVHVRHKDEAREVFARLDLSSFAGRRPGFGIRINSLKTRDGLLDLCTVAKRLCDGDSGLSFIQLPKTEARSELELCRAVLNDAGCSTRLIPIVETPRGVDHVEEIAEASDAMMFGRVDMEAAMYRPNPAYIAYARARFCVACAGRGIPAIDTAGFRTGADIMDLDRFEQECLAGRAEGFTAKAMVHPAQIAVTNRIFTLDEAQMDVWRATIADYGRAKSGFSVVDGRVIAPPFVAHARAMLRLYAET, from the coding sequence ATGACGTCGCGCGCGGACGATCCTGACCACCTTGCCCTCGAGCCGGAGCTTGCGATGAAAATAGATGTCTCGTATTTGAATACCTCGGTGCTGCGCTTCGATCCCTTGCTGCCGGATCCGGGCTTCGGCGCCGACATGGTGATCCTGGATCTCGAAGACTCGGTCCACGTCCGCCACAAGGATGAGGCGCGCGAAGTCTTTGCCCGGCTCGATCTGAGCAGCTTCGCCGGGCGCAGACCGGGATTCGGCATCCGCATCAACAGCCTCAAGACCCGCGACGGTCTGCTGGATCTGTGTACGGTTGCCAAACGCCTGTGTGACGGCGACAGCGGTCTGTCGTTCATTCAATTGCCCAAGACTGAAGCACGCAGTGAGTTGGAGCTGTGTCGTGCGGTGCTGAACGATGCCGGCTGCAGCACCCGCCTGATCCCGATCGTCGAAACGCCGCGCGGTGTGGATCACGTCGAAGAGATCGCCGAGGCCAGCGATGCAATGATGTTCGGCCGGGTTGACATGGAAGCGGCGATGTATCGGCCCAATCCGGCCTACATCGCTTACGCGCGGGCGCGCTTTTGCGTGGCCTGTGCCGGCCGCGGCATCCCTGCGATCGATACCGCCGGTTTTCGCACTGGCGCCGACATCATGGACTTGGATCGGTTCGAGCAGGAATGCCTGGCCGGGCGCGCCGAGGGCTTCACCGCCAAGGCGATGGTGCATCCGGCGCAGATCGCCGTGACCAACCGTATTTTCACTCTCGACGAAGCGCAAATGGACGTCTGGCGCGCAACCATCGCCGATTACGGGCGCGCCAAATCCGGCTTCTCGGTGGTGGACGGGCGCGTGATCGCGCCGCCGTTCGTCGCCCATGCCCGCGCCATGCTGCGCCTGTACGCCGAAACCTGA
- a CDS encoding enoyl-CoA hydratase/isomerase family protein, translating to MNQLNSIELDLVLDRAPIRGGEVGIFWLDGADIGHEPSALIEQLGALLDKIEDDGRIALLVLRYPSVTSDAQAHTQLRISEHRRLEQQIQRMESLPVISVAWVHGLCVGAPFELAVAADLCFAAANASFGCPQVRDGHLPGLSVNRLPRLIGARAARRLLLLGETWDASRAREAGLIDGVLGADQLDQYVYELAARLPQDDGVALQMCRRLICEAHSSGYETGLGHFMAAQTRCDDVARGRS from the coding sequence ATGAATCAATTGAACAGCATCGAGCTGGACCTCGTGCTCGACCGTGCTCCCATCCGCGGCGGTGAAGTCGGCATCTTTTGGTTGGACGGCGCGGACATCGGTCACGAGCCTTCGGCATTGATCGAGCAGCTTGGCGCTTTGCTCGATAAGATCGAGGATGATGGCCGTATCGCACTGCTGGTGTTGCGCTATCCCAGTGTCACCAGCGACGCGCAAGCGCATACCCAATTGCGGATCAGCGAACATCGCCGTCTGGAACAGCAGATCCAGCGGATGGAATCGTTACCGGTGATCAGCGTCGCCTGGGTCCATGGGTTGTGTGTCGGCGCGCCATTCGAACTGGCGGTGGCCGCCGATCTGTGTTTTGCCGCCGCCAACGCGAGTTTCGGTTGCCCACAGGTGCGCGACGGGCATCTGCCGGGCCTGAGCGTGAATCGCCTGCCGCGGCTGATCGGTGCTCGCGCCGCGCGCCGGCTGCTGCTGCTCGGCGAAACCTGGGATGCTTCGCGCGCGCGCGAAGCAGGTTTGATCGACGGTGTGCTCGGCGCCGATCAGCTCGACCAGTACGTGTACGAGCTTGCAGCGCGCCTGCCGCAGGACGATGGCGTCGCCCTGCAGATGTGCCGCCGCCTGATCTGCGAAGCGCATAGCAGCGGTTACGAAACCGGTTTGGGGCATTTCATGGCGGCGCAGACGCGCTGCGATGACGTCGCGCGCGGACGATCCTGA
- the dpgA gene encoding 3,5-dihydroxyphenylacetyl-CoA synthase DpgA, whose product MTNVLSAPRVLSIATTNPGQAYTNDQLIDLFDVTDSKLVRLFRNSRISKRYLDLPQARPNGRIEAESSAELAAKHKRGAVAAGVEATRRALETAGLRPDDLDYIACVTSTGFLCPGLSAYVAKELGLRPDVHRLDVVGMGCSAGLNGMQPLVNYCRLNPSRHAALVCVEICSASYVFDGTIRTAVVNSLFGDGAVAAIFGPRGESAPVGPEVLDFRSHVITDHIDAMRFDHVDGKYSFYLDRDIPYVIGANVRYPIEGLLSRHNLRIRDIAHWIIHSGGRKVIDSIKFNLGLSSHALRHTESVLAEMGNVSSGSFLFSHRRLLEEQVTAPGDYTVMMTMGPGASIECCLARF is encoded by the coding sequence ATGACCAACGTATTATCCGCCCCACGCGTGCTCAGTATCGCCACCACCAACCCGGGTCAGGCCTATACGAACGATCAGCTGATCGATCTGTTCGACGTCACTGACAGCAAACTGGTCAGGCTATTCCGCAATTCGCGGATCAGCAAGCGCTATCTGGACCTACCGCAGGCCAGGCCGAACGGCCGCATCGAGGCCGAAAGCAGCGCTGAGCTTGCCGCCAAACACAAACGCGGAGCGGTAGCCGCCGGCGTGGAGGCGACGCGGCGCGCGCTGGAAACCGCCGGCTTGCGGCCCGATGATCTCGACTACATCGCCTGCGTGACCTCGACCGGCTTTCTGTGCCCCGGCCTGTCCGCGTACGTGGCCAAGGAGCTTGGCTTGCGCCCGGATGTGCACCGCCTGGACGTCGTTGGCATGGGCTGCAGTGCCGGACTCAACGGTATGCAGCCGTTGGTCAACTACTGCAGGCTCAATCCAAGCCGGCACGCAGCGCTGGTGTGCGTGGAGATATGTTCGGCCTCCTACGTCTTCGACGGTACGATCCGCACCGCCGTGGTCAATTCTCTGTTTGGCGACGGCGCCGTCGCGGCGATCTTCGGACCACGCGGCGAGTCTGCACCGGTCGGCCCCGAAGTCCTGGATTTCCGGTCGCATGTGATCACCGATCACATCGACGCCATGCGTTTCGATCATGTCGACGGCAAGTATTCCTTCTACCTGGATCGCGACATTCCTTACGTGATCGGCGCCAACGTCAGGTATCCGATCGAGGGACTGCTGTCGCGTCACAACCTGCGGATACGCGATATCGCGCACTGGATCATCCATTCTGGCGGTCGCAAGGTCATCGATTCGATCAAGTTCAATCTCGGTTTGTCCTCGCATGCGCTGCGGCATACCGAAAGCGTGCTGGCCGAGATGGGTAATGTGTCCTCCGGGTCGTTCCTGTTCTCGCACCGGCGCCTGCTGGAAGAACAAGTGACCGCGCCTGGCGACTACACGGTAATGATGACGATGGGGCCGGGCGCGAGCATCGAGTGCTGCCTGGCCCGTTTTTGA
- a CDS encoding enoyl-CoA hydratase/isomerase family protein, with protein sequence MSSRSFVRVEQIGHDGAVRRLRLDRPERANAYHQVLLTELDAALNEARADASVKAIIVTGSGDRAFCSGADRDELRTRGALDGIELFSREVFDRLAELPLPTVACINGAAIGGGLELALACDIRVCSAEARFALPELSLGLTPAAGGVRRLPGLIGHARAAEIILFQRMLDAVTAQSWGLVAECGGDYQARALALAETAAGLDPMAFRLGKILLAQEQQRAQADLESLAQGLLYERNQHRTFS encoded by the coding sequence ATGTCGTCGCGTTCGTTCGTACGGGTTGAACAGATCGGCCATGATGGCGCGGTGCGCAGGTTGCGGCTTGATCGGCCCGAGCGCGCCAACGCCTATCATCAAGTCTTGCTGACCGAACTGGATGCGGCTCTGAACGAAGCTCGCGCCGATGCCTCGGTCAAAGCGATCATCGTGACCGGGAGCGGCGACCGCGCGTTCTGCTCCGGTGCCGACCGCGACGAGTTACGTACGCGCGGCGCCTTGGACGGCATCGAGTTGTTCAGCCGTGAAGTCTTCGACCGGCTCGCCGAGTTGCCGTTGCCGACTGTCGCCTGCATCAATGGTGCCGCGATCGGCGGCGGGCTGGAACTGGCGCTGGCCTGCGATATCCGCGTGTGCAGCGCCGAAGCGAGATTCGCCCTGCCCGAATTGTCGCTGGGTCTCACCCCGGCAGCCGGTGGCGTACGCAGGCTGCCGGGCTTGATCGGTCACGCTCGCGCGGCCGAAATCATTTTGTTCCAACGCATGCTCGATGCCGTCACCGCGCAGTCCTGGGGACTGGTCGCGGAATGCGGCGGGGATTACCAGGCGCGTGCGCTGGCATTGGCCGAAACCGCCGCCGGGCTCGACCCGATGGCCTTTCGGCTCGGGAAAATCCTGCTTGCGCAAGAACAGCAGCGGGCGCAGGCAGATCTGGAGTCACTGGCCCAGGGACTCCTTTACGAGCGAAATCAACATAGGACGTTTTCATGA